A single genomic interval of Syntrophobotulus glycolicus DSM 8271 harbors:
- a CDS encoding L-lactate permease — protein sequence MGEYIQNYNPTGSVFLSTFLAALPLLLFLYLLAVHPHKTKDGRKEYGIYAPYAAMISALAVFIIVIAVMKMEPVMAISAFIYGAAKGLFPIGWIIFAAIFLYNTTVISGKFAVLKDSLSGITSDPRLQVLLIGFSFVCFMEGAAGFGTPVAVCGSILVGMGFNPMTAALVCLIGNVAPALGALGVPTFTLSDVSGLPIFQLTQQSGLQFIFMPVLVAFWVVGAYIFREKGKWSDLWAVSPAILVSGGTFAVVQLFTAMKGWYMIIGMLAGIVSILCTMVFLKIWKPKKGFGQQKAVAPTAHPAKDIVMAWLPWILLGISVTLLSIQSIKTSLNSIFIWKYTVPNLDGLSLVQPPIGDGSLHAVFTWDILTMGGTGIMAAAIVSGLLVLRLSGQQWVKSFSVTAKKMKSTLLVLCFVLGFSTLTRFAGTDAILGLAFTKTGAAYPFFAPMLGWLGVFISGSDTAANSMFGNLQKITAQQLNLNPLPITAATTTGGIIGKIINAQSVVVATAACYEDQKEGMASVGPIIRAGIPHSVALILIYSTWLWFQYYFLPSMMIPMP from the coding sequence TTGGGAGAATATATTCAGAACTATAATCCAACCGGCAGTGTTTTTCTGTCAACTTTTCTGGCGGCTCTTCCGCTGCTTCTCTTCCTTTACCTTCTGGCTGTCCATCCGCATAAGACCAAGGACGGGCGCAAAGAGTACGGGATCTATGCTCCTTATGCGGCGATGATTTCCGCCCTGGCCGTTTTTATCATTGTGATTGCCGTCATGAAAATGGAACCCGTTATGGCCATATCGGCATTCATATACGGGGCCGCCAAGGGCCTGTTCCCTATCGGCTGGATTATCTTCGCCGCGATTTTTCTTTATAATACAACGGTTATCTCCGGTAAATTCGCCGTTCTTAAAGATTCTTTATCCGGCATCACCTCAGACCCCCGGCTGCAAGTCCTTCTGATCGGTTTCTCTTTTGTGTGCTTCATGGAAGGCGCCGCCGGTTTTGGGACTCCGGTCGCTGTCTGCGGTTCTATTTTGGTGGGGATGGGCTTCAATCCGATGACTGCCGCCCTTGTCTGCCTGATCGGTAATGTCGCGCCCGCTCTCGGCGCTCTCGGCGTACCGACCTTCACCCTCAGTGATGTCTCCGGCCTGCCCATCTTCCAGCTCACCCAGCAGTCCGGCCTGCAATTTATCTTTATGCCTGTTCTCGTTGCCTTTTGGGTAGTCGGGGCCTATATCTTCAGAGAAAAAGGAAAATGGTCCGATCTCTGGGCGGTTTCCCCGGCAATTCTCGTTTCAGGGGGCACGTTCGCCGTTGTCCAGCTGTTTACAGCCATGAAGGGCTGGTATATGATCATCGGTATGCTCGCCGGGATCGTGTCTATCCTCTGTACGATGGTCTTCCTGAAAATCTGGAAGCCGAAAAAAGGTTTTGGTCAGCAAAAAGCAGTCGCTCCTACGGCCCATCCGGCCAAAGACATCGTGATGGCCTGGCTGCCCTGGATACTCTTGGGCATTTCCGTCACTCTTCTCAGTATTCAAAGCATCAAAACTTCTCTGAACAGCATTTTTATCTGGAAGTATACCGTACCCAATCTGGACGGACTTTCTCTGGTCCAGCCTCCGATCGGGGACGGAAGCCTCCACGCTGTTTTCACCTGGGATATCCTGACAATGGGCGGCACGGGAATCATGGCCGCAGCCATAGTCTCCGGTCTGCTTGTCCTCCGCCTTTCCGGCCAGCAATGGGTTAAGTCGTTCTCGGTAACAGCGAAGAAGATGAAGTCAACTCTGCTTGTCCTGTGTTTTGTTCTCGGCTTCAGTACCCTGACCAGGTTTGCCGGCACCGACGCGATTCTGGGCCTGGCCTTCACCAAGACAGGGGCCGCTTATCCTTTCTTTGCTCCTATGCTCGGCTGGCTGGGTGTGTTCATCTCAGGTTCGGATACGGCTGCCAACAGTATGTTTGGCAACCTGCAGAAAATCACCGCTCAGCAGCTTAATTTGAATCCTCTTCCGATTACCGCCGCCACGACTACCGGGGGGATTATTGGTAAAATTATTAACGCCCAGTCTGTCGTTGTGGCAACCGCCGCCTGTTATGAGGACCAGAAGGAAGGGATGGCTTCGGTCGGACCGATTATCCGCGCCGGTATTCCGCACTCCGTGGCCTTGATTCTGATTTACTCGACCTGGCTCTGGTTCCAGTATTATTTCCTGCCCTCAATGATGATTCCGATGCCTTAA
- a CDS encoding acetyl-CoA carboxylase carboxyltransferase subunit alpha, translated as MLEGEKNIRELKNKIGELEKMAEEKQIDFSDEIGKLEAKLLELEAQAYGSISPVDKFTLSRMLERPTSLDYIEKVFDYFIEFHGDRYFGDDPCIVGGIAKLGDLPVTVIGQQRGRNMKENVKRNFGMPNPEGYRKALRLMKQAEKFKRPVICFIDTKGANPGIGPEERGQGEAIARNLMEMALLKTPVISIVLGEGGSGGALAMSVADEIWMLEHAVYSVVSPEGFSSILWKDSSPDRIKEAVSLLKMTAQDLKEMGVIDRILPEPPGGAQNDPQAMIDLVKEQLLQVPFRAMAEETAQMVEKRYEKYRKIGKFLEE; from the coding sequence ATGCTCGAAGGAGAAAAAAATATTCGGGAACTGAAAAACAAAATCGGCGAACTGGAAAAAATGGCCGAAGAAAAGCAGATCGACTTTTCAGACGAGATCGGGAAGCTTGAAGCTAAACTCCTGGAATTAGAAGCCCAGGCCTATGGCAGCATTTCGCCGGTAGACAAATTTACTCTTTCCCGGATGCTGGAACGGCCTACCTCACTGGACTATATCGAAAAGGTTTTCGATTATTTTATCGAATTCCATGGCGACAGGTATTTTGGTGATGATCCCTGCATTGTCGGAGGCATAGCAAAATTAGGTGATCTGCCTGTAACAGTGATCGGGCAGCAGCGCGGACGGAATATGAAAGAAAATGTGAAACGCAATTTCGGAATGCCCAATCCGGAAGGATACCGCAAGGCTTTAAGGCTGATGAAACAGGCCGAGAAGTTCAAACGGCCTGTTATCTGCTTTATCGATACCAAAGGAGCCAATCCGGGGATCGGACCGGAAGAAAGAGGCCAGGGAGAGGCAATTGCCCGCAATCTGATGGAAATGGCTTTGCTGAAAACGCCGGTTATTTCCATTGTTTTAGGAGAAGGGGGAAGCGGCGGGGCCTTGGCCATGTCAGTCGCCGATGAGATTTGGATGCTTGAGCATGCCGTGTATTCGGTTGTTTCACCTGAAGGATTCTCCAGTATTCTCTGGAAGGACAGTTCCCCGGACCGGATTAAAGAAGCCGTCAGCCTTTTAAAAATGACTGCTCAGGACTTAAAAGAAATGGGCGTGATTGACCGTATTCTGCCCGAACCGCCGGGTGGGGCGCAAAACGATCCTCAGGCCATGATAGACCTTGTAAAGGAACAGCTATTGCAGGTTCCATTCCGGGCCATGGCTGAAGAGACCGCTCAGATGGTAGAAAAAAGATACGAAAAATATCGGAAAATAGGAAAGTTCCTTGAAGAATAG
- the accD gene encoding acetyl-CoA carboxylase, carboxyltransferase subunit beta, whose translation MKINKVFRKPKYIVLQQNALRPDEKASQNEGPAIPNGLWIKCQDCGATIYNKDLLKSNGVCTVCGRHFRLSAADRIELIMDTGTFREINDRLSTLNPLDFPGYEEKILSYQNDSGIHEAVITGYGKIYGNNTVIAVMDSKFLMGSMGSVVGEKITRAIEFAGVKKLPLIIFTASGGARMQEGIYSLMQMAKTSAAIAKFSQNGGLYISVLTDPTTGGVTASFAMLGDLILAEPGALIGFAGQRVIEQTIRQQLPEGFQKAEFLLEHGFIDKIVPRNSMKTTLSRIIRLHQ comes from the coding sequence TTGAAAATTAATAAAGTTTTTCGAAAACCAAAATATATCGTGCTGCAGCAAAACGCTCTAAGACCGGATGAGAAAGCCTCGCAAAATGAGGGTCCGGCAATACCGAATGGTTTATGGATCAAATGTCAGGACTGTGGCGCAACAATTTACAATAAGGACCTGCTTAAAAGCAATGGAGTCTGTACAGTTTGCGGGCGGCATTTTCGCCTCAGTGCCGCGGACAGGATCGAGCTGATCATGGATACCGGGACCTTTCGCGAGATCAATGACCGACTTTCGACATTGAATCCTCTCGATTTCCCGGGCTATGAAGAGAAAATTTTATCCTATCAAAATGATTCCGGTATCCATGAGGCGGTGATTACCGGTTATGGCAAGATTTATGGGAATAATACGGTGATCGCCGTAATGGACAGCAAATTTCTGATGGGCAGTATGGGCTCTGTCGTAGGGGAAAAAATTACGCGGGCAATCGAATTTGCCGGTGTCAAAAAACTGCCGTTAATCATATTTACAGCATCAGGAGGAGCGAGGATGCAGGAAGGGATTTATTCCCTGATGCAGATGGCCAAAACTTCTGCCGCTATTGCCAAGTTCAGCCAAAACGGAGGATTGTACATTTCCGTACTGACTGATCCCACTACCGGAGGAGTGACAGCCAGTTTTGCGATGCTGGGAGATCTTATTCTCGCCGAACCCGGGGCTTTGATTGGGTTTGCCGGACAGAGGGTCATTGAACAGACGATTCGGCAGCAGCTCCCTGAAGGCTTTCAAAAAGCGGAGTTCCTGCTGGAGCATGGCTTCATAGACAAGATCGTGCCGAGAAATTCCATGAAGACGACACTGTCACGGATTATCCGGCTGCATCAATAA
- a CDS encoding acetyl-CoA carboxylase biotin carboxylase subunit, with amino-acid sequence MFKKILIANRGEIAVRIIRACREMGIETVAVYSEADRNSLHVELADQAVCIGSARSQDSYLSLTNIISATVLTGAEAIHPGYGFLAENSKFAGMCKECRITFIGPDLETIEMMGNKSRARQTMMKAGVPVVPGSEGLVHDDEHAEAEADRIGYPVMLKASAGGGGKGIRIVWEKGDLQKAFATAKTEAMVNFGDDSMYLEKFIEKPRHIEFQILADHHGNVIHLGERDCSIQRRNQKVIEEAPSAALTADLRKRMGDAAVNAAKAVGYKNAGTIEFLLDVHGQFYFMEMNTRIQVEHPVTELITGVDLIREQIKIAAGKKLTLIQNNVKIKGHAIECRINAENPNLNFRPSPGKVNIMLWPGGKGVRVDSGIYNGYVIPPYYDSMIAKLIVHGEDRQDALSIMKRALDEFVLEGIDHNIEFLFEILSHDRFASGDFDTSFLSQEFNF; translated from the coding sequence TTGTTTAAAAAGATTCTCATAGCGAACCGGGGAGAGATCGCGGTCAGAATAATCAGGGCATGCAGAGAAATGGGCATTGAAACAGTTGCCGTTTATTCGGAGGCGGACAGAAATTCTTTGCATGTTGAACTTGCCGATCAGGCCGTCTGTATTGGATCGGCCAGATCACAGGACAGCTATCTCAGTTTGACGAATATTATCAGTGCCACGGTCCTGACCGGAGCGGAAGCCATTCATCCGGGGTATGGGTTCCTGGCGGAAAACAGTAAATTTGCCGGGATGTGCAAGGAGTGCCGGATTACTTTCATCGGACCGGACCTTGAGACGATTGAGATGATGGGAAATAAATCCCGGGCCAGACAGACCATGATGAAGGCCGGAGTACCGGTGGTGCCTGGTTCTGAAGGCCTTGTGCATGATGATGAGCATGCTGAGGCGGAGGCGGATAGAATCGGATATCCGGTGATGCTCAAGGCTTCAGCCGGGGGCGGAGGAAAAGGAATCCGCATCGTTTGGGAAAAAGGGGATCTGCAAAAGGCTTTTGCAACGGCCAAAACTGAAGCGATGGTTAACTTTGGGGATGATTCGATGTATCTCGAAAAGTTCATTGAAAAGCCCAGGCATATCGAATTTCAGATTCTCGCTGATCATCATGGCAATGTTATCCACCTCGGGGAAAGAGATTGTTCCATTCAGCGGAGAAATCAGAAAGTCATTGAAGAAGCGCCTTCTGCGGCCCTGACTGCGGATCTGCGCAAGCGGATGGGCGACGCGGCGGTTAACGCCGCTAAAGCCGTAGGCTATAAAAATGCCGGAACGATTGAGTTTCTGCTGGACGTCCACGGTCAATTCTACTTTATGGAGATGAACACCCGTATTCAGGTTGAACACCCTGTAACAGAGCTTATCACAGGAGTAGATTTGATCAGAGAGCAAATCAAAATTGCCGCCGGTAAAAAGCTGACACTAATTCAAAATAATGTTAAAATTAAAGGGCATGCCATTGAGTGCCGTATTAATGCCGAAAATCCGAATTTGAATTTCCGGCCTTCCCCGGGTAAGGTGAACATCATGCTTTGGCCCGGAGGAAAGGGAGTACGCGTTGACAGCGGAATTTACAATGGCTATGTGATCCCTCCTTATTATGATTCCATGATCGCTAAACTGATTGTGCACGGCGAAGACCGACAGGATGCCTTAAGCATCATGAAGCGTGCTCTGGATGAATTTGTGCTGGAGGGAATAGATCATAATATTGAGTTTCTTTTTGAAATATTATCCCACGACAGGTTTGCGTCAGGTGACTTTGATACTTCTTTTCTGTCTCAGGAATTTAATTTTTGA
- the fabZ gene encoding 3-hydroxyacyl-ACP dehydratase FabZ codes for MSLDIKEIQEIIPHRYPFLLIDRVEELQEGKKVVAYKNVTMNEYFFQGHFPQEPVMPGVLIIEALAQAGTVAVLSVEKYRGKIAFFAGIDKARFKRKVVPGDVIRLEVEFVKLKGPVGIGKAVATVNGELAAEAELKVFIG; via the coding sequence ATGAGTTTGGATATTAAGGAAATTCAGGAGATCATTCCGCACAGGTATCCTTTTCTCCTGATTGACAGAGTAGAGGAACTTCAAGAAGGAAAAAAAGTTGTTGCCTATAAAAATGTCACAATGAATGAATACTTTTTTCAGGGACATTTCCCTCAGGAACCGGTTATGCCGGGGGTCCTGATTATTGAGGCTTTGGCGCAGGCCGGCACGGTAGCCGTCTTAAGCGTGGAAAAATACCGGGGTAAAATCGCATTTTTTGCCGGTATCGACAAGGCCCGTTTCAAAAGAAAAGTTGTCCCTGGCGACGTCATAAGACTGGAAGTAGAGTTTGTGAAGCTTAAGGGGCCGGTAGGTATCGGCAAGGCTGTGGCTACCGTTAACGGTGAGCTGGCTGCGGAAGCTGAGCTAAAGGTATTTATCGGCTAA
- the accB gene encoding acetyl-CoA carboxylase biotin carboxyl carrier protein: MELNEIKELVKLLDESSLTWLELELDGSRILLKKEKQLTAAGKQEVPVSVPAAASAVQAEEPDPVQPAAKYREDLITVSSPIVGTFYSAASPEAEPFVEENSKVKKGDPLCIIEAMKLMNEIEAEQDLEIVEILITNGEMVEYGQPLFLARSI; this comes from the coding sequence ATGGAATTAAATGAGATTAAGGAACTGGTCAAATTGCTTGACGAATCAAGCCTAACCTGGCTGGAACTTGAACTGGACGGCTCCAGAATCCTTCTGAAAAAGGAGAAGCAATTGACAGCTGCCGGTAAACAGGAGGTTCCTGTCAGCGTTCCGGCAGCTGCGTCTGCGGTTCAGGCTGAAGAGCCCGATCCTGTTCAGCCTGCGGCAAAATACAGGGAAGATCTGATTACCGTCAGTTCCCCGATTGTCGGGACTTTTTATTCCGCGGCTTCCCCTGAGGCGGAGCCTTTTGTTGAAGAAAACAGTAAGGTGAAAAAAGGCGACCCTCTGTGTATTATTGAGGCGATGAAACTGATGAACGAGATCGAGGCGGAACAGGATCTGGAAATAGTTGAAATCCTGATCACCAACGGTGAAATGGTAGAATATGGTCAGCCCTTGTTTTTGGCCAGAAGTATTTGA
- the fabF gene encoding beta-ketoacyl-ACP synthase II, giving the protein MERRVVITGMGAITPLGNDSESFWDGVKSGKCGIDRITAFDTAELKVKLAAEVKNFNPEDYLDKKEAKRMDRFCQLALGAADEAVKNSGIDLENIDHERFGVIFGTGIGGLITIQDQCYKMFQKGPNKISPFFIPMVITNMAAGNISIRYQAKGICTSLVTACATATHSIGEAFHKIRYGYADYILAGGTEAPITALAVGGFSSMTALSTSEDPQRASIPFDKERDGFVMGEGAGVLVLESLDSALARKAKIYAEIVGYGATSDAYHITTPAPEGEGAARSMKIALQDAGINPEQISYINPHGTSTPYNDKFETEAIKKIFGDHAYQVPISSTKSMIGHLLGAAGAVEAIVCIKALEEDFVPPTVGYQVKDEDCDLDYVPNFGRKANVEYALSNSLGFGGHNGTIILKKWSEGK; this is encoded by the coding sequence GTGGAGAGAAGAGTAGTCATCACGGGGATGGGAGCGATCACACCCCTGGGAAACGATAGCGAGAGCTTCTGGGACGGAGTAAAGTCAGGGAAATGTGGAATAGACAGGATTACGGCCTTTGACACGGCCGAACTAAAGGTAAAATTGGCTGCTGAAGTAAAGAATTTCAATCCGGAAGACTATCTGGACAAAAAAGAGGCCAAAAGGATGGACAGATTCTGTCAGCTGGCTCTGGGCGCCGCGGATGAGGCCGTGAAAAATTCCGGTATTGACCTGGAGAATATCGATCATGAAAGATTCGGCGTTATTTTCGGTACAGGGATTGGCGGACTGATCACCATTCAGGATCAATGTTATAAAATGTTTCAAAAGGGACCAAATAAAATATCACCCTTTTTCATCCCGATGGTCATCACCAATATGGCCGCAGGGAATATTTCCATCAGATATCAGGCCAAAGGCATATGTACAAGCCTGGTTACCGCCTGTGCTACCGCTACCCATTCCATAGGGGAGGCTTTTCATAAGATCCGTTATGGTTATGCCGACTATATTTTGGCCGGTGGAACCGAAGCGCCCATTACGGCTTTAGCTGTCGGAGGATTTTCCTCCATGACGGCACTCAGTACAAGTGAAGACCCACAGAGAGCTTCGATTCCTTTTGACAAGGAAAGGGACGGTTTTGTCATGGGGGAAGGTGCGGGGGTTCTGGTTTTGGAAAGCCTGGACAGCGCCTTGGCCAGAAAGGCCAAAATCTATGCGGAAATCGTAGGTTATGGGGCGACTTCCGACGCTTACCATATCACGACCCCGGCCCCTGAGGGGGAAGGGGCCGCCAGATCAATGAAGATTGCTTTGCAGGATGCAGGCATTAACCCCGAACAAATATCATATATTAATCCGCATGGAACAAGTACACCTTATAACGATAAATTTGAAACGGAAGCAATCAAGAAGATATTCGGAGACCATGCTTATCAGGTGCCGATCAGTTCAACGAAGTCTATGATCGGGCATTTGCTCGGTGCGGCCGGAGCGGTTGAGGCAATCGTCTGTATCAAGGCTCTGGAGGAAGATTTTGTGCCGCCGACAGTGGGGTACCAGGTGAAGGACGAAGATTGTGATCTTGATTATGTCCCAAATTTCGGCCGCAAAGCAAATGTGGAATACGCATTGTCCAACTCCCTTGGTTTCGGCGGACACAATGGCACAATCATTTTAAAAAAATGGTCAGAGGGAAAGTAA
- the fabG gene encoding 3-oxoacyl-[acyl-carrier-protein] reductase: protein MLNGKTAVITGASRGIGKAVALKLAREGANIVINYRNSGEKANSLMTEVQALGVKAIAVQANIGVWKEAEALISRAKEEFGTVDVLVNNAGMTKDGLIMRMSEEDFDQVIEINLKGIFNCCRFAVPIMLKQRSGRIINMTSVVGLLGNAGQVNYAAAKAGIIGLTKSLAKEAGSRGVTVNAVAPGFIDTDMTAVLAEKVKETIKESIVLKKFGTPENVADAVHFLASAGGEYITGQVISVDGGMAF, encoded by the coding sequence ATGCTTAATGGAAAAACAGCGGTTATTACGGGTGCAAGCAGGGGAATAGGCAAGGCCGTTGCCTTAAAGCTCGCGCGAGAAGGGGCCAATATTGTCATTAATTATCGAAACAGCGGAGAAAAAGCAAATTCCCTTATGACCGAGGTTCAGGCACTTGGCGTGAAAGCGATAGCCGTTCAGGCAAACATCGGGGTATGGAAGGAAGCGGAAGCATTGATCAGCCGCGCCAAAGAGGAATTTGGGACTGTTGATGTCCTTGTAAATAATGCGGGAATGACGAAAGACGGCCTGATCATGAGAATGAGTGAAGAAGATTTCGACCAGGTGATCGAGATCAATCTTAAAGGGATTTTTAACTGCTGCCGATTTGCTGTCCCGATTATGCTGAAGCAAAGAAGCGGACGGATTATTAATATGACTTCTGTCGTCGGGCTTCTCGGAAATGCCGGTCAGGTAAATTATGCGGCGGCCAAAGCAGGGATCATCGGACTGACCAAATCTTTAGCGAAAGAAGCGGGAAGCAGGGGAGTTACAGTTAACGCTGTTGCGCCCGGTTTCATCGATACGGATATGACTGCCGTGTTAGCAGAAAAGGTTAAAGAGACAATTAAAGAGAGCATCGTGCTCAAGAAGTTTGGGACGCCGGAGAATGTTGCCGATGCTGTTCATTTTTTGGCGTCGGCCGGCGGGGAATACATCACAGGTCAAGTAATCAGCGTAGACGGCGGAATGGCTTTTTAA
- the fabD gene encoding ACP S-malonyltransferase: MGKIAYLFAGQGAQYVGMGQDLYQHFAAAREIFDLADGQLDGSLSKLCFEGSKEELDKTENTQPAILTVSIAAWRVLEESGIKADVAAGLSLGEYSALIAAGALSFEETVRLVRQRGKFMQEAVPLGTGGMAAILGLDNELVEEACLAGRTAGIVQVANYNCPGQTVIAGENEALALAVAKARELGAKRVLPLDVSGPFHTTMLQDAAEKLARELEKITIKPLTMPVLTNVTGDYIRDIIEIKPLLKKQVMSPVRWEDSIKRMIADGVDTFVEVGPGSALRGFVKKVDRKLRLFHVEDRLSLEETVKHINSKE; encoded by the coding sequence ATGGGAAAAATCGCATATTTATTTGCCGGTCAGGGAGCACAATATGTCGGGATGGGACAGGATCTTTATCAGCATTTCGCAGCGGCCAGGGAGATCTTTGATCTTGCGGACGGGCAGCTTGATGGCTCATTAAGCAAGCTGTGCTTCGAAGGAAGCAAGGAAGAGCTGGATAAAACGGAAAATACTCAGCCCGCTATCCTGACCGTCAGCATTGCGGCCTGGCGGGTTTTAGAGGAAAGCGGCATTAAGGCCGATGTCGCCGCGGGGCTCAGTCTGGGTGAATATTCGGCATTGATTGCGGCAGGTGCCCTGAGTTTTGAAGAAACGGTGCGCCTGGTCCGCCAGAGGGGAAAGTTCATGCAGGAGGCGGTTCCTTTGGGTACCGGAGGGATGGCCGCTATTCTCGGCTTAGACAATGAGCTTGTTGAAGAGGCCTGTTTAGCCGGCAGGACGGCGGGTATTGTCCAGGTAGCTAATTATAATTGCCCCGGGCAGACAGTGATTGCCGGAGAAAATGAGGCCCTGGCCCTGGCTGTGGCAAAAGCGCGGGAACTGGGGGCCAAAAGAGTCTTGCCCCTTGATGTCAGCGGTCCTTTTCACACAACTATGCTTCAGGACGCGGCTGAAAAATTGGCCCGGGAATTAGAGAAAATCACAATAAAGCCTTTGACCATGCCTGTTCTGACGAATGTGACAGGAGACTATATAAGAGATATAATAGAGATTAAACCACTTTTGAAAAAACAAGTGATGAGTCCGGTGCGCTGGGAAGACAGCATCAAAAGGATGATTGCGGATGGCGTCGATACCTTTGTGGAGGTTGGACCGGGCAGTGCGCTGCGGGGCTTCGTCAAAAAGGTTGACCGTAAGCTGAGGCTCTTTCATGTTGAGGATCGTCTCTCTTTGGAGGAAACAGTAAAACATATCAATAGTAAAGAGTAA
- the fabK gene encoding enoyl-[acyl-carrier-protein] reductase FabK: protein MNKLSFFQDLGIKYPIIQGAMAWISESSLASAVSNAGGLGIIAGANAPVEYIQAEIRKTKELTSKPFGVNIMLLSENAEKVARLVCDEGVKVVTTGAGSPGKYIKMWKEYGITVIPVIPSVALARRMEKEGADAVIAEGGESGGHVGELTTMALVPQVVDAVDIPVIAAGGIGDGRGIAAAFMLGAVGVQVGTRFLVARECVIHQNYKDRVIKARDIDTVVTGRSTGHPVRVLRNKLTRKYEEREKAGASGEELEALGVGALRKAVREGDVENGSVMSGQIAGLISSEQTCREIVEEMFEQAQTRLEAVNSIRWR, encoded by the coding sequence ATGAATAAATTGAGTTTCTTTCAAGATTTAGGAATAAAGTACCCGATCATCCAGGGTGCAATGGCCTGGATATCGGAGAGCTCTCTGGCTTCCGCGGTATCCAATGCCGGAGGCTTGGGCATTATTGCCGGTGCCAATGCGCCGGTAGAATATATTCAGGCAGAGATAAGAAAGACAAAAGAGCTGACGTCAAAGCCCTTTGGCGTAAATATTATGCTTCTCAGCGAAAATGCTGAAAAGGTTGCCAGACTGGTCTGTGATGAAGGAGTTAAAGTAGTGACGACCGGTGCGGGCAGCCCCGGCAAATACATAAAGATGTGGAAAGAATACGGGATCACCGTTATCCCAGTCATCCCTTCAGTGGCTTTAGCCAGGAGAATGGAGAAAGAGGGGGCCGATGCCGTAATTGCCGAAGGAGGAGAGTCCGGGGGCCATGTAGGTGAGCTGACGACCATGGCTCTGGTTCCGCAGGTTGTTGACGCTGTAGACATTCCCGTTATCGCGGCCGGAGGCATTGGCGACGGCAGGGGCATCGCGGCCGCTTTCATGCTGGGCGCGGTTGGGGTCCAGGTCGGCACAAGATTCCTGGTCGCCAGGGAATGCGTCATCCATCAAAATTATAAAGACAGGGTGATCAAAGCCCGTGATATCGACACGGTAGTAACCGGCAGGTCAACAGGGCACCCCGTACGCGTTTTGCGCAATAAGCTGACCAGGAAATATGAAGAGAGAGAAAAGGCCGGTGCTTCCGGGGAGGAGCTGGAGGCTCTGGGGGTTGGCGCTCTGCGCAAGGCAGTTCGGGAGGGCGATGTGGAAAATGGATCAGTGATGTCCGGACAGATTGCCGGACTGATTTCAAGCGAGCAGACCTGCCGGGAGATTGTCGAGGAAATGTTTGAGCAGGCTCAGACCAGGCTGGAAGCCGTAAACAGCATCAGGTGGAGGTAG
- the acpP gene encoding acyl carrier protein, with protein sequence MIFEIVRQVTAHKMNIEEQKITLKSAFKNDLKVDSLDIFEIILELEERFSVEIPTEDLEDIQTVRDLVEYLEKRKEKESH encoded by the coding sequence ATGATATTTGAGATCGTCCGTCAGGTGACTGCCCATAAAATGAATATTGAGGAACAAAAAATAACCTTGAAGTCCGCTTTCAAAAACGACTTGAAAGTGGACTCTCTGGATATTTTTGAAATCATTTTGGAACTCGAAGAACGGTTTTCGGTTGAGATTCCGACAGAGGATTTGGAAGACATCCAAACTGTCCGGGATCTGGTCGAATATCTTGAGAAGAGAAAAGAGAAGGAGAGTCATTGA